A genomic stretch from Telopea speciosissima isolate NSW1024214 ecotype Mountain lineage chromosome 7, Tspe_v1, whole genome shotgun sequence includes:
- the LOC122667345 gene encoding uncharacterized protein LOC122667345: MAASQDHTSLNCELRIIEAENTESISNGKLFVRCYLCTGNNEKIRLNSREIPSTSHSYWNESISLQCSATKDCIEELKQQSVMFELRWRNTTPILGKIGRSKLLGRAEMLWKDVLESSELGIERWVTMVAKRSHVLEGFNYPPALHVEMKVRVPGTTETVKKRRWGEYGCRHEGCNGGGDDLFALAFAFEAL; encoded by the coding sequence ATGGCTGCTTCTCAAGATCATACCTCTCTTAACTGTGAACTGAGAATCATTGAAGCAGAAAACACTGAATCCATATCAAATGGTAAGCTCTTTGTTAGATGCTATCTCTGCACAGGAAACAATGAGAAGATTCGGCTCAACAGTCGGGAGATTCCATCAACGAGTCACTCCTATTGGAACGAGTCCATCTCGTTACAGTGTTCAGCAACCAAAGACTGCATTGAGGAACTCAAGCAACAAAGTGTGATGTTCGAGCTTCGATGGAGAAATACAACACCAATTCTCGGGAAAATTGGAAGGTCTAAGCTCTTGGGCAGAGCAGAGATGCTATGGAAAGACGTGTTGGAATCGTCCGAGTTGGGAATTGAGAGATGGGTTACCATGGTGGCCAAGAGAAGTCATGTTCTTGAAGGCTTTAACTACCCACCTGCACTGCATGTAGAGATGAAGGTTCGAGTCCCCGGAACGACGGAGACGGTGAAAAAGAGGAGGTGGGGTGAGTATGGGTGCAGACATGAAGGCTGTAATGGTGGAGGTGATGACCTTTTTGCATTGGCTTTCGCGTTTGAAGCGTtgtag
- the LOC122669163 gene encoding uncharacterized protein LOC122669163 isoform X2 → MDKMSSDCPYPGCFFCVMKEGNPNKRRTSILKFFRELPSQDDDGQVLPISGLWNTAMAHPNDPEFIDLGIFECMAALIWKGLKNRRWLSHDQNIYIPYYAAHIIGSYTMNREDFAESAVHAGVIPPLVELLRGRLTWVEQRVAVRALGHLATYPSTFPTVANHGEILELAIQLAMSSLEIVYSHFHQNVDRRLSYHCDLLTRGMGGVEMESRKAEEWASQLQCWSLQLINCYAFKSEFLSIICKPEFLIKLPGMWGGLVNENSPAGIGVLRTICHHKLGRGPVANNPGVIEALSNIARSSDDWQYMAIDCLLWLIQDPSISHKVIDKAAPALIELAEITTLGDHKRLGDSIVNALQECLQSQGTGRNSISSRTKEQIEDLLNSRRRFKLEKSIPKEDLHIKQAAALVVKLEGNSLFSSGDMSGAAAKYSEALALCPMRSKKERVVLYSNRAQCHLLLQQPWEAISDATRALCLHNPPNRHAKSLWRRAQAYDMIGLAKESLLDAILFINECSQSNVPDLSMRQNKVPDYAERLVKKQMRAAWLFRDAAIKHGGVHCDGDVGDIYGQHADDSEWETASESDIGTDGRTEMGDEDSEWKDDDERKDKYNKPLR, encoded by the exons ATGGATAAGATGTCTTCTGATTGTCCGTACCCAGGTTGCTTCTTCTGCGTCATGAAGGAAGGTAATCCAAATAAACGCCGAACAAGTATTCTGAAATTCTTCAGAGAGCTACCTTCTCAGGATGATGATGGTCAGGTGCTTCCAATTAGTGGCCTCTGGAATACTGCAATGGCACATCCAAATGACCCTGAATTCATTGACTTGGGGATATTTGAATGCATGGCTGCACTTATATGGAAGGGTTTAAAGAATCGGCGCTGGCTGTCTCATGACCAAAATATATACATCCCCTACTATGCCGCACACATCATTGGATCTTACACTATGAATAGGGAAGATTTTGCAGAAAGTGCCGTGCATGCTGGAGTAATTCCTCCCTTGGTTGAGCTCTTGAGAGGCAGGTTAACCTGGGTGGAACAAAGAGTTGCAGTGCGGGCCCTAGGACACCTGGCTACATATCCCAGCACTTTTCCTACGGTGGCAAATCATGGGGAAATCCTTGAACTTGCCATTCAGCTGGCAATGAGTTCACTAGAAATTGTTTATTCTCATTTCCACCAGAATGTGGACAGAAGACTTAGTTACCATTGCGATCTGCTTACGCGTGGCATGGGTGGTGTGGAAATGGAATCAAGGAAGGCAGAGGAATGGGCCAGTCAGTTACAGTGCTGGTCTCTTCAGCTCATTAATTGCTATGCATTCAAATCTGAATTTCTCTCTATTATATGCAAGCCTGAATTCTTGATCAAACTCCCTGGGATGTGGGGTGGACTAGTAAATGAAAATTCACCAGCTGGTATTGGCGTATTGCGAACAATTTGTCATCATAAGCTTGGCAGGGGTCCTGTTGCTAACAATCCAGGTGTTATCGAAGCATTGTCTAATATTGCCCGCTCATCAGATGACTGGCAGTATATGGCTATTGATTGTCTTCTTTGGTTGATTCAGGATCCAAGCATTTCTCATAAA GTCATTGATAAGGCAGCACCTGCACTTATAGAGCTGGCAGAAATCACAACACTGGGGGACCACAAAAGGCTTGGGGATTCTATTGTCAATGCTCTCCAAGAATGTCTCCAATCACAAGGAACAGGACGCAACTCCATTAGTAGCCGCACAAAAGAACAGATTGAAGATTTACTGAATTCTAGACGGCGATTTAAATTGGAGAAGAGCATACCGAAGGAGGATCTCCATATCAAACAGGCAGCAGCACTAGTTGTCAAGCTCGAAGgcaattctctcttctcttcaggAGATATGTCTGGAGCTGCAGCAAAGTACTCTGAAGCTTTGGCATTGTGTCCAATGAGATCCAAAAAAGAGAGAGTAGTATTGTACAGTAATCGAGCTCAGTGTCATCTTCTATTGCAGCAACCCTGGGAAGCCATTAGTGATGCTACACGTGCACTGTGTCTCCATAACCCTCCTAATCGTCATGCCAAGAGCCTGTGGAGAAGAGCTCAGGCATATGATATGATTGGTTTAGCAAAAGAGAGCCTTTTAGATGCCATTCTATTCATTAATGAGTGTTCCCAATCAAATGTTCCTGATCTTTCCATGAGGCAAAATAAGGTTCCTGACTATGCGGAGCGCTTGGTCAAGAAGCAAATGCGTGCGGCTTGGCTATTTAGAGATGCAGCTATCAAGCATGGGGGTGTCCATTGTGACGGTGATGTAGGTGATATCTATGGCCAACATGCTGATGATTCCGAGTGGGAAACAGCTAGTGAAAGTGACATTGGAACTGATGGAAGAACAGAAATGGGTGATGAGGACAGCGAATGGAAAGATGATGATGAAAGGAAAGATAAATACAACAAGCCTTTG AGATAA
- the LOC122667347 gene encoding uncharacterized protein LOC122667347, with protein sequence MAMAVPYKHPSSLNCELRIIEAKNLEFISTGKFFVRCYLNTRNNERIRLNSTREIPSTSQPFWNESTSLECSSTANSYCIDELKQQSVVFELRWRNNSPMFGRFGGSKLLGKAEVSWKDVLESSELVVQRWVSIVPSSSSSSLVVEGLKPPALHVEMKVRVPNMAAEMMMVSKRRDVALKRWKDCGCRHGHCCNSGDVELFALMATIEAF encoded by the coding sequence ATGGCTATGGCTGTTCCTTATAAACACCCTTCTTCACTGAATTGTGAATTGAGAATCATTGAAGCCAAAAACCTAGAATTCATATCAACAGGGAAGTTTTTCGTTAGATGTTATCTCAACACAAGAAACAATGAGAGAATTCGTCTTAACAGTACTCGGGAGATTCCATCAACGAGTCAACCATTCTGGAACGAGTCAACATCTTTGGAATGCTCCTCCACAGCTAACTCCTACTGTATTGACGAATTGAAGCAACAAAGTGTGGTGTTTGAACTTAGATGGAGAAATAACTCACCAATGTTTGGTAGATTTGGTGGGTCTAAGCTCTTGGGTAAAGCAGAAGTGTCGTGGAAAGATGTGTTGGAATCGTCCGAGTTGGTGGTTCAGAGATGGGTTAGTATTGTTCCaagtagcagcagtagtagtCTTGTTGTTGAAGGTTTGAAGCCACCTGCACTGCATGTTGAGATGAAGGTTAGAGTTCCAAACATGGCAGcagagatgatgatggtgaGTAAGAGGAGAGATGTTGCGTTGAAGAGGTGGAAGGACTGTGGGTGCAGACATGGACACTGTTGTAATAGTGGAGATGTTGAGCTTTTTGCATTAATGGCAACTATTGAGGCTTTTTAG
- the LOC122669163 gene encoding uncharacterized protein LOC122669163 isoform X1: MDKMSSDCPYPGCFFCVMKEGNPNKRRTSILKFFRELPSQDDDGQVLPISGLWNTAMAHPNDPEFIDLGIFECMAALIWKGLKNRRWLSHDQNIYIPYYAAHIIGSYTMNREDFAESAVHAGVIPPLVELLRGRLTWVEQRVAVRALGHLATYPSTFPTVANHGEILELAIQLAMSSLEIVYSHFHQNVDRRLSYHCDLLTRGMGGVEMESRKAEEWASQLQCWSLQLINCYAFKSEFLSIICKPEFLIKLPGMWGGLVNENSPAGIGVLRTICHHKLGRGPVANNPGVIEALSNIARSSDDWQYMAIDCLLWLIQDPSISHKVIDKAAPALIELAEITTLGDHKRLGDSIVNALQECLQSQGTGRNSISSRTKEQIEDLLNSRRRFKLEKSIPKEDLHIKQAAALVVKLEGNSLFSSGDMSGAAAKYSEALALCPMRSKKERVVLYSNRAQCHLLLQQPWEAISDATRALCLHNPPNRHAKSLWRRAQAYDMIGLAKESLLDAILFINECSQSNVPDLSMRQNKVPDYAERLVKKQMRAAWLFRDAAIKHGGVHCDGDVGDIYGQHADDSEWETASESDIGTDGRTEMGDEDSEWKDDDERKDKYNKPLVREIKHGYNVQLAEDES, encoded by the exons ATGGATAAGATGTCTTCTGATTGTCCGTACCCAGGTTGCTTCTTCTGCGTCATGAAGGAAGGTAATCCAAATAAACGCCGAACAAGTATTCTGAAATTCTTCAGAGAGCTACCTTCTCAGGATGATGATGGTCAGGTGCTTCCAATTAGTGGCCTCTGGAATACTGCAATGGCACATCCAAATGACCCTGAATTCATTGACTTGGGGATATTTGAATGCATGGCTGCACTTATATGGAAGGGTTTAAAGAATCGGCGCTGGCTGTCTCATGACCAAAATATATACATCCCCTACTATGCCGCACACATCATTGGATCTTACACTATGAATAGGGAAGATTTTGCAGAAAGTGCCGTGCATGCTGGAGTAATTCCTCCCTTGGTTGAGCTCTTGAGAGGCAGGTTAACCTGGGTGGAACAAAGAGTTGCAGTGCGGGCCCTAGGACACCTGGCTACATATCCCAGCACTTTTCCTACGGTGGCAAATCATGGGGAAATCCTTGAACTTGCCATTCAGCTGGCAATGAGTTCACTAGAAATTGTTTATTCTCATTTCCACCAGAATGTGGACAGAAGACTTAGTTACCATTGCGATCTGCTTACGCGTGGCATGGGTGGTGTGGAAATGGAATCAAGGAAGGCAGAGGAATGGGCCAGTCAGTTACAGTGCTGGTCTCTTCAGCTCATTAATTGCTATGCATTCAAATCTGAATTTCTCTCTATTATATGCAAGCCTGAATTCTTGATCAAACTCCCTGGGATGTGGGGTGGACTAGTAAATGAAAATTCACCAGCTGGTATTGGCGTATTGCGAACAATTTGTCATCATAAGCTTGGCAGGGGTCCTGTTGCTAACAATCCAGGTGTTATCGAAGCATTGTCTAATATTGCCCGCTCATCAGATGACTGGCAGTATATGGCTATTGATTGTCTTCTTTGGTTGATTCAGGATCCAAGCATTTCTCATAAA GTCATTGATAAGGCAGCACCTGCACTTATAGAGCTGGCAGAAATCACAACACTGGGGGACCACAAAAGGCTTGGGGATTCTATTGTCAATGCTCTCCAAGAATGTCTCCAATCACAAGGAACAGGACGCAACTCCATTAGTAGCCGCACAAAAGAACAGATTGAAGATTTACTGAATTCTAGACGGCGATTTAAATTGGAGAAGAGCATACCGAAGGAGGATCTCCATATCAAACAGGCAGCAGCACTAGTTGTCAAGCTCGAAGgcaattctctcttctcttcaggAGATATGTCTGGAGCTGCAGCAAAGTACTCTGAAGCTTTGGCATTGTGTCCAATGAGATCCAAAAAAGAGAGAGTAGTATTGTACAGTAATCGAGCTCAGTGTCATCTTCTATTGCAGCAACCCTGGGAAGCCATTAGTGATGCTACACGTGCACTGTGTCTCCATAACCCTCCTAATCGTCATGCCAAGAGCCTGTGGAGAAGAGCTCAGGCATATGATATGATTGGTTTAGCAAAAGAGAGCCTTTTAGATGCCATTCTATTCATTAATGAGTGTTCCCAATCAAATGTTCCTGATCTTTCCATGAGGCAAAATAAGGTTCCTGACTATGCGGAGCGCTTGGTCAAGAAGCAAATGCGTGCGGCTTGGCTATTTAGAGATGCAGCTATCAAGCATGGGGGTGTCCATTGTGACGGTGATGTAGGTGATATCTATGGCCAACATGCTGATGATTCCGAGTGGGAAACAGCTAGTGAAAGTGACATTGGAACTGATGGAAGAACAGAAATGGGTGATGAGGACAGCGAATGGAAAGATGATGATGAAAGGAAAGATAAATACAACAAGCCTTTGGTAAGAG AGATAAAGCATGGATACAATGTGCAACTTGCAGAGGATGAAAGCTGA
- the LOC122669163 gene encoding uncharacterized protein LOC122669163 isoform X3, translated as MKEGNPNKRRTSILKFFRELPSQDDDGQVLPISGLWNTAMAHPNDPEFIDLGIFECMAALIWKGLKNRRWLSHDQNIYIPYYAAHIIGSYTMNREDFAESAVHAGVIPPLVELLRGRLTWVEQRVAVRALGHLATYPSTFPTVANHGEILELAIQLAMSSLEIVYSHFHQNVDRRLSYHCDLLTRGMGGVEMESRKAEEWASQLQCWSLQLINCYAFKSEFLSIICKPEFLIKLPGMWGGLVNENSPAGIGVLRTICHHKLGRGPVANNPGVIEALSNIARSSDDWQYMAIDCLLWLIQDPSISHKVIDKAAPALIELAEITTLGDHKRLGDSIVNALQECLQSQGTGRNSISSRTKEQIEDLLNSRRRFKLEKSIPKEDLHIKQAAALVVKLEGNSLFSSGDMSGAAAKYSEALALCPMRSKKERVVLYSNRAQCHLLLQQPWEAISDATRALCLHNPPNRHAKSLWRRAQAYDMIGLAKESLLDAILFINECSQSNVPDLSMRQNKVPDYAERLVKKQMRAAWLFRDAAIKHGGVHCDGDVGDIYGQHADDSEWETASESDIGTDGRTEMGDEDSEWKDDDERKDKYNKPLVREIKHGYNVQLAEDES; from the exons ATGAAGGAAGGTAATCCAAATAAACGCCGAACAAGTATTCTGAAATTCTTCAGAGAGCTACCTTCTCAGGATGATGATGGTCAGGTGCTTCCAATTAGTGGCCTCTGGAATACTGCAATGGCACATCCAAATGACCCTGAATTCATTGACTTGGGGATATTTGAATGCATGGCTGCACTTATATGGAAGGGTTTAAAGAATCGGCGCTGGCTGTCTCATGACCAAAATATATACATCCCCTACTATGCCGCACACATCATTGGATCTTACACTATGAATAGGGAAGATTTTGCAGAAAGTGCCGTGCATGCTGGAGTAATTCCTCCCTTGGTTGAGCTCTTGAGAGGCAGGTTAACCTGGGTGGAACAAAGAGTTGCAGTGCGGGCCCTAGGACACCTGGCTACATATCCCAGCACTTTTCCTACGGTGGCAAATCATGGGGAAATCCTTGAACTTGCCATTCAGCTGGCAATGAGTTCACTAGAAATTGTTTATTCTCATTTCCACCAGAATGTGGACAGAAGACTTAGTTACCATTGCGATCTGCTTACGCGTGGCATGGGTGGTGTGGAAATGGAATCAAGGAAGGCAGAGGAATGGGCCAGTCAGTTACAGTGCTGGTCTCTTCAGCTCATTAATTGCTATGCATTCAAATCTGAATTTCTCTCTATTATATGCAAGCCTGAATTCTTGATCAAACTCCCTGGGATGTGGGGTGGACTAGTAAATGAAAATTCACCAGCTGGTATTGGCGTATTGCGAACAATTTGTCATCATAAGCTTGGCAGGGGTCCTGTTGCTAACAATCCAGGTGTTATCGAAGCATTGTCTAATATTGCCCGCTCATCAGATGACTGGCAGTATATGGCTATTGATTGTCTTCTTTGGTTGATTCAGGATCCAAGCATTTCTCATAAA GTCATTGATAAGGCAGCACCTGCACTTATAGAGCTGGCAGAAATCACAACACTGGGGGACCACAAAAGGCTTGGGGATTCTATTGTCAATGCTCTCCAAGAATGTCTCCAATCACAAGGAACAGGACGCAACTCCATTAGTAGCCGCACAAAAGAACAGATTGAAGATTTACTGAATTCTAGACGGCGATTTAAATTGGAGAAGAGCATACCGAAGGAGGATCTCCATATCAAACAGGCAGCAGCACTAGTTGTCAAGCTCGAAGgcaattctctcttctcttcaggAGATATGTCTGGAGCTGCAGCAAAGTACTCTGAAGCTTTGGCATTGTGTCCAATGAGATCCAAAAAAGAGAGAGTAGTATTGTACAGTAATCGAGCTCAGTGTCATCTTCTATTGCAGCAACCCTGGGAAGCCATTAGTGATGCTACACGTGCACTGTGTCTCCATAACCCTCCTAATCGTCATGCCAAGAGCCTGTGGAGAAGAGCTCAGGCATATGATATGATTGGTTTAGCAAAAGAGAGCCTTTTAGATGCCATTCTATTCATTAATGAGTGTTCCCAATCAAATGTTCCTGATCTTTCCATGAGGCAAAATAAGGTTCCTGACTATGCGGAGCGCTTGGTCAAGAAGCAAATGCGTGCGGCTTGGCTATTTAGAGATGCAGCTATCAAGCATGGGGGTGTCCATTGTGACGGTGATGTAGGTGATATCTATGGCCAACATGCTGATGATTCCGAGTGGGAAACAGCTAGTGAAAGTGACATTGGAACTGATGGAAGAACAGAAATGGGTGATGAGGACAGCGAATGGAAAGATGATGATGAAAGGAAAGATAAATACAACAAGCCTTTGGTAAGAG AGATAAAGCATGGATACAATGTGCAACTTGCAGAGGATGAAAGCTGA
- the LOC122667346 gene encoding uncharacterized protein LOC122667346, giving the protein MAASQAHSSLNCELRIIEAENTESISTGKLFVRCFLCTRNNEKIRLNSREIPSTSHPYWNESISLQCSATKDCIEELKQQSVMFELRWRNTTPILGKIGRSKVLGRAEMLWKDVLESSELGIERWVTMVAKRSHVLEGFNYPPALHVEMKVRVPGTMETVKKRRWGECECGCRHEICNGGGGDDLFALASAFEAL; this is encoded by the coding sequence ATGGCTGCTTCTCAAGCTCACTCCTCACTTAACTGTGAACTTAGAATCATAGAAGCAGAAAACACTGAATCCATATCAACTGGTAAGCTCTTTGTTAGATGCTTTCTCTGCACAAGAAACAATGAGAAGATTCGGCTCAACAGTCGGGAGATTCCGTCAACGAGTCACCCCTATTGGAACGAGTCCATCTCGTTACAGTGTTCAGCAACCAAAGACTGCATTGAGGAACTCAAGCAACAAAGTGTGATGTTCGAGCTTAGGTGGAGAAATACAACACCAATTCTCGGGAAAATTGGAAGGTCTAAGGTCTTGGGCAGAGCAGAGATGCTATGGAAAGACGTGTTGGAATCGTCCGAGTTGGGAATTGAGAGATGGGTTACCATGGTGGCCAAGAGAAGTCATGTTCTTGAAGGCTTTAACTACCCACCTGCACTGCATGTAGAGATGAAGGTTCGAGTCCCCGGAACGATGGAGACGGTGAAAAAGAGGAGGTGGGGCGAGTGTGAGTGTGGGTGCAGACATGAAATctgtaatggtggtggtggtgatgacctTTTTGCATTGGCTTCCGCTTTTGAAGCGTTGTAG
- the LOC122666760 gene encoding APO protein 3, mitochondrial-like: MLQRQTRNITDHHEIILQNFLNLMDKNTVKHPTASFSTSSADAINYLELSKKLRKTERKPLVTSVTELKRKARMERKIRQRVHEITLQAPENGMLVKSLVPVAHKVYAARTVLFNCVSRLVNNIPIYTCSLCGEVYVGCVTHKIRSCNVAGSPSSKEYSWERGGVKHILPTVECFHLYDRVGRAVSHGERFQVDRIPAVVELCMQAGVDIPEYLTRRRAFPVYNVAGRMIDFERRFPKDVSAGEDIKAFGFWEKKEKPGRNKKSLDFPDDLQGLAARGMEAWENIQSEALKLMQKYAVQTCGYCPEVQVGPKGHRVRQCQAYKHQMRDGQHAWQEATIDDLVPPVYVWHVQQEQNGMPLVDGLKRYYGKLPAAVELFSQAGAHVGEAYASVMREDVVVPGLDEEKWVV; the protein is encoded by the exons ATGCTACAAAGGCAAACTCGAAATATCACAGACCATCATGAGATAATTCTGCAGAACTTCTTGAATCTTATGGATAAAAATACTGTTAAGCACCCCACTGCCTCATTCTCAACTAGTTCGGCTGATGCAATCAATTACTTAGAGTTGTCAAAGAAGCTTAGGAAAACAGAAAGAAAGCCACTGGTGACAAGTGTCACTGAGCTTAAGCGTAAAGCGAGAATGGAAAGGAAGATTAGGCAGCGGGTGCATGAGATTACTCTACAAGCCCCTGAAAACGGTATGTTAGTTAAGAGTTTAGTACCAGTTGCTCACAAAGTCTATGCCGCCAGAACCGTGCTTTTCAATTGTGTTTCAAGACTTGTCAACAACATTCCTATTTATACATGCAG CTTGTGTGGAGAAGTTTATGTTGGGTGTGTGACACATAAGATTAGATCCTGCAATGTTGCTGGGAGCCCATCCAGCAAAGAGTATAGCTGGGAAAGAGGAGGTGTGAAACACATTTTGCCCACTGTTGAATGTTTCCATCTATACGACAGGGTGGGAAGAGCTGTGTCACATGGAGAGCGGTTCCAAGTTGATCGGATTCCAGCTGTGGTAGAACTGTGTATGCAGGCAGGCGTGGACATCCCAGAGTACCTAACAAGAAGGCGGGCTTTCCCTGTTTATAATGTTGCTGGAAGGATGATAGATTTTGAGCGGAGGTTCCCAAAGGATGTTTCGGCCGGTGAAGACATCAAAGCATTTGGGTtttgggagaagaaagagaagccaGGCAGGAATAAGAAGTCTTTGGACTTTCCAGATGATCTACAAG GATTAGCTGCACGAGGCATGGAAGCATGGGAGAATATTCAGTCAGAAGCCTTAAAACTCATGCAGAAATATGCTGTACAAACATGTGGCTATTGTCCTGAGGTCCAAGTGGGGCCCAAGGGACACAGGGTGAGGCAGTGTCAAGCATATAAGCACCAGATGAGGGATGGGCAGCATGCATGGCAGGAGGCAACAATTGATGATTTGGTTCCTCCAGTATATGTGTGGCATGTTCAACAAGAACAGAATGGTATGCCACTCGTGGATGGCTTGAAGAGGTATTACGGAAAGTTGCCTGCCGCAGTGGAGTTGTTTTCACAGGCTGGAGCACATGTGGGAGAAGCTTACGCATCAGTGATGAGGGAAGATGTTGTGGTTCCTGGATTAGATGAAGAGAAGTGGGTTGTGTGA